TCATATTGtctttttgacttcttttttcttgttttgacctCTGGAAGTATTAAgttagactttttatctcagattttgttgttttgttttttcccataattcataACTGgggaaaatgaggttgacaatttatgttgaaatgttgaccctgttagactgTCAGGTTAGACCCTCTGTGCACTatattattttgatatttctgtattttaaggacaaaaagtccaagtaaaataactttaaaaatattacagATCAATTAATGTTTAGATAGGCACTAGTGTTTGATATTAACCACTGATGTTTTTAGGATTTTAAGGGgtaaaatcttttatttttagtttacatCACTGGTTTTATTATTGGATTTAATTCTCATGAAAAATATCCTCTATAGAAAGTCCAAACCATCAAAATCCCTGTACAGGGTCTTATTTGAATTCCTCTTTTGTGCTGTAGTCCAGGGTGAATCCAGCTGTCTACTGTGGATCTTATGGTCAGGTTTAGATTAACAGGAGGATTTATCCTCACCAAGACTCATTTACCCGGCCCCCCTTGTTTTAAATCTGATCAGCTGACTTTAGAAAACCTTGGCCCTGGTCTTTGTGAACCCTGACCTTCCAGGATGACGATGATCTCGATGTCCTCGGACGCCAGCGACTGAGCGGAGAGCTCGTACAGAGGACTTCCTCTCTCCATGGTGTGGCTGATGATGAGAGGAGAAACCAGGAAGATGCCGTTACTCCTCAGAGGATTCTCCACCTGGATGTCCAGCTGACACACCGGGATCACCTCGCCCTCTGCTGTCACGGTCCGCCGGATCACCTGCACCGAGGACGAAATGCCACGTTAAAAAACAAACGTATAAACGATCAGTTTCTCACGGTTACTGAGGCCTTCGTCATCCTGACCTGCAGCTGGACGGTGGCTGAGATGATCATACTCTTCCTCAGGTCTCCGACTCTGAACATTAACGTTGGACGTCCGTTTCGAGGAGCGATGACGGCGTTCCTGGAGAAGATGAGCGTCTCTGCTCGCCGGTTCGCCTGCGCCGTCTTCATGAAGACGCAGCCGAGCATGATGGCGTTGATTATCAGCCCCACGATGTTCTGAACAATCAGCACGGTGATCGCCAGCGGGCACTCCTCCGTCACCATCCGACCTCCAAATCCGATGGTCACCTGCAGCAGACAGAGCGCTCACAGCTGACAGAACCACAAAGAGCCGGATCAGTACCGGAGACGGACCGGGGCTCACCTGAACCTCGATGGAGAACAGGAAAGCTGAGGTGAACGAGTGGATGGCGGTGACACACGGGACGGGGCCTGGCTCGCCGTTTGGGTCGCGGGGCTCCAGGTCGCCGTGAGCGAAGGCGAGGAGCCACCAGATCATGGCGAAGAGCATCCAGGAGCAGAGGAAGGCCGAGGTGAAGATCAGGAAGGAGTGCTGCCATTTCAGGTCCACCATGGTGGTGAAAACATCCTGTAGGAAGCGACCCTGAaaccaacgaagaagaagaTTCAATTAAAGGGTTAACGATGTGTTTACGTATGGAAGCATGGTTTAAAAAAGCAACGTTGTTCCAGATATATCTGAGAAAAGTTTGTATTTATGAGCAAAAGCCAAGAACAGCGAGTAGATGTGATGTACGAAATGAAATATATTCCTGTTTTTAGAGAATTTTCATCTTACCAACCCAATAATACGGTTAGGGCCTGATTTATCAGTAAGCTTTAAGAAATTTCACTTCAATACTTCATGTCAGAGTCGTTGTCCTACCAAAGACGAGCTTCTCCACCACTGTTAGAAATCTAGACTGTATAAACCAGGGTGATCAAGaccatctgcacaagggccagatttattctccacagagaccacgggggccggactttcaaatccacaaaaaaataaatcaatattttggtctgatgaaatattattgtagtagtattagcattttctttcaaaatggaggacatttttagtcattaccagggAGATCTGTCCTATCTAtcccccatttttgacactttttaccccggtttgatactttttgcaccttttttccacttttgccaatttttgcaagattttaacccccttacaccacttttcctgcatgttttatccattCTTGTAtccagttttgtcactttttaaccccttttcattattttttttcaataattgttgcaacttttaaatcaatctttggcacttttcaaccattttgccactcttaaacccctttttgcaactttgccaggctatttctgctgtttttgacacttttaacccatttttgatactttttgcctccttacctcattttttccaattctttagcccattttaaaccacttttttccagcatgttttatcctctttgagccactcttttatccatttttgccacttttcttctattttccactttttaacccctgcTCATTATTccttgcactatttttgccacttttaacccattttttaaaaacttttttgccactttttccctcatttacCAATTTATTGCAGGATTTGAACCCCTCTTAACCCTTTTCCTGCACGTTTTACCCAcatctatccatttttgccatttttttagccccttttcatgaattttttttaaacatttaaatcaatgtttgcttcttttgacccattttgccactctttaacccctttttgcaactttaccaggctatttctgctgttttttcttctttaaacccatttttttccattcttgaccccttttaaaccacttttccagcaTGTTATATCCTCTTGgttccacttttcttttattttgacactttttaaccccttttcatttttttttttgccctatttttgacacttctaacccatttttgatactttcacccattttttcctgttttcaccactttttcacccatttttctccctttgtgCCTCTCTAcaacccatttttccatttttgctaaccttaaccctttttcaaATATCTGCTAAtctgacagtaaatttcagtaaatcAGATCAAACGTTCAGTCATTCCAAAACTATTTCATATTAATTGTTGGATGATTTAACAGccgcagacatttaaagccaaaggatactcttaaaaccacaacgtcttcttttcctccttttctgaatttaaccaTCTTTCGGAGGCCGgtcaggaagctttgggggggcctgatgtggcccccgggccgccagttggtGATCAGTGACCTATGTTTTAGTTTGAACCTTAGCGGGAACAAACActgggaggacatgcatgcaaacatttgatttcaCTCTGTTTGCCATTATAATGTTAATATTAGTTGTTTTTGGAGTTCTTAATAAATCAGGACATTACTGAAGGAAAAACCACTTCTTTCAGATATTTCTCTTAAAGGTAAACGGATAAATCAgtcaaaaaacagaattaatgtGTGGCTACATGTCTGCATGGCTATCCACACatctgagatattttaccaacCCAATGAAAACAGCCCTGAGACCCagttttgggtcctgaccccaccagttgagaaccgcttCTTTAAAtcctaaaacattccatccttgccctcTGCAAACAGGCCAGTCTAGGCTCCACCCTCTttcattgtgaagccatgcGGCTGTGACTCGTTCAGAACTCGGTCTGGCATAGCGTCGCTGAGATATGCTAGACAGCTGACAAGCAGTCACCTGTAGAATgttccagctgtttttggaCACTGGGCATGCTGTGAACAACCTTTCTCTGCTGCACCCAAATTCCTTCAGTgttggggttagggttaggggttagggttaggggttagggttaggggttagggttagggttaggggttagggttaggggttagggttaggtaaCCCTGAGCAGAGAAGTCTGCAGTTATAAAAATCCCCCTGGACAGTGTTCGTCTATAAAGACACGAACCATTCAGGCCAAActgttttttaaccaggctgtaaacacgTTTACTGACgtaaaaacagacatttgaaCATGGGCGTGGATGGGACTAATGCTACTTTGAAcacagcctctagtggacactccaGGTACCGCAGCTGTTTGCTCTTCAGTGTTGGCTTCAGTTTTTAACACGGTAGGTCGCTGTTTGGATTTGTTGGTGCTGTGGGGGTCTACCTGCTCCCTGATGTTCTTGTGGGCCACGTTGCAGGATCCGCTCTTCGTGATGAAGCGTGCTCGCTGTAATCTGGAGCGGCTCCGGTTGGGCTGGTTCTGGTCCTCCGCCAGACGGGTCAGCAGGAAGCCGTCCGGCAGGAGGCCCTTCCTGGCTAACATGATGctgaaaatacacacaaataagCACAatgttgttgaaaaatactcCGTATTATTCAACTCCACATGTTTTAAACAATCTGGTATTATAATCAGCAATGGCATCAGGTAGGTTAGTCATAATaccataaaaacagactttaatatcatgataataaaaatgaaatgatctTATAACCTGAGTAATAACAGGAACACACAAGCAGAAGTCCTACTGGTTAAGACATGAACCTTTACTGGGTGACTGGACTTCTCTTTAACCATACTGGTATCAAAACCAGATATTTATTTGGTTCAGATTTGAGCAGAATCATACAGAAAACCCTGATGACCAAAACaatcaacattaaaaacagtgataataatcattaaatattaaaagctACATGGACTCTAGAGGAGCATGAACATAGATAACTCTGACCAGAGAACATCTCCgtataaagacaataaaatcacattaaacaCGCTTTAACATGAGCACTGTTTACACAGAGAGGCAGGCTAAGCATCAGCTCCATCACTGCTCTGTCCGTGTAAACAGGAAATAACCGCTCAGGTTACCTGTTCAGGTGTCAGCAGCTCCAACAAGCGACGATTTCTGACGAATTTATTTATGTGGACGTGATAGAAAACACGGCCTCCATCGATTACCCATCAGCTCCTTCACACAACACCAAACACCAAAACCACTGTTAAGTTAGGAGAAAACAGAGGGCGGAGCTTCCGGTTAacgccttcaaaataaaaacgaGTGTTTTTAAGAAGGACCAAAAACGGAACTGAAGTAGAAGTTTCCCTAAAATGGCTCTTATTCGCAGCATTTTCccaataaatatgaaaataaattcgTACTAATGTTGTTATTAGTGATTTAGGCAAAGAAAGGAATAATAAGAGGTGGTGTTGGGAGAAAAGATTTCAGGcatttaaacaacaacaacaaaaaagcagtTTAGACACAATAAGCATAAcgaaagagcagaaaaaatgtgtaaagagcatttcttaaaattttatcatttaaagttgttatttaattgatttttttaatcgaCAATCCAAATAGTTATTCTTGAATTTAAATCAGatacatgaaaaaaagacaaagtttcATTTTACTCTTTATAGCATAATTTCTCTGAGATGTGCTCAAGTTACTGGACTCTCTAATGAAGACAATgacacttttattctgaaaaggtGCCGCCGTTTCCGGTGTGTTTTCATCCGGATGTTGGGCTTGATGGCGCTGCTGAAGGATGCAGAGCAGGTGAAAACTGTAGAGGCGTTTATCCGCCGGCAGGGGGCGACAGAGGGACGTAGATAAAATATTACCGTTAGTGTTGACATTACTGTGATTCTCATAATCGGTTATAAGATCAAGTCAAAAACATCTATGTCACGgtttacatttaaacatttaaactttattaaGAAATGAAAAGTATTATTGGCTAAAAGTACAGGCTTTATCAGATTTAGATAGCAAACTGGGTCTTATTCATCAgctgttcatatttttttcacaatcatCATTCTGTTTATACATTTCACTGTGTCGTGTTGTCTGACCacctttctttttatttttattttgaacatttctatCAGGTCCGGGGATTCCTGCAACGACTATGATTTGAATTGTTTCTAAAAGTGTTCAGACTcctctggtaaaaaaaaaaaaaaaaaaaagggtttattttcattatttgcgACTGATTATTTGCTTGAgttacttttatt
The sequence above is a segment of the Cheilinus undulatus linkage group 9, ASM1832078v1, whole genome shotgun sequence genome. Coding sequences within it:
- the kcnj11l gene encoding potassium inwardly rectifying channel subfamily J member 11, like, whose translation is MLARKGLLPDGFLLTRLAEDQNQPNRSRSRLQRARFITKSGSCNVAHKNIREQGRFLQDVFTTMVDLKWQHSFLIFTSAFLCSWMLFAMIWWLLAFAHGDLEPRDPNGEPGPVPCVTAIHSFTSAFLFSIEVQVTIGFGGRMVTEECPLAITVLIVQNIVGLIINAIMLGCVFMKTAQANRRAETLIFSRNAVIAPRNGRPTLMFRVGDLRKSMIISATVQLQVIRRTVTAEGEVIPVCQLDIQVENPLRSNGIFLVSPLIISHTMERGSPLYELSAQSLASEDIEIIVILEGVVETTGITMQARTSYVPEEILWGRRFVSIITEEDGRYCVDYSKFGNTVPVRMSCLSAKELDQTRGVQDGGSDVNPQGWGLVRAGRGGFRRGGRTCDSSAPQPWYAQAEKTDGEVEGEKKGQKKKVQLEVIGRQMEEDALGEMSE